In Streptomyces paludis, the genomic stretch GCGCGGGTCGGCGATCTTCACCGGGTGGCCGTACGAGTTCGGCGCGGGGACGTCGAGCAGCGCCGGGTCGCGCAGCGGCAGCCCGTACGCGATGGCCGTCTCGCGGGCGACGCCGCGCAGCGACAGGCAGTAGCCGCGGTCGGGGGTGACGGCGATGTCGAGGACCTCGTCGACCAGCTCCAGCAGGGCGATGGCGTCGGCGCCGATCTCGCACTCGGGCGGCAGCACGATGATGCCGCCGGTGCCGTCGTCGCCCATGCCCAGCTCGTCGCCGGAGCAGATCATGCCGTGGGACGTCCTGCCGTACGTCTTGCGCGCGGCGATCGCGAAGTCGCCGGGCAGCACGGCGCCGGGCAGTACGACGACGACCTTGTCGCCGACGGCGAAGTTGCGCGCGCCGCAGACGATCTCCTGCGGCTCGCCGGTGCCGTTGGCCGTGCCGACGTCGACGGTGCAGAAGCGGATGGGCTTCTTGAAGCCCTCCAGCTCCTCGATGGTGAGGACCTTGCCCACGACGAGCGGGCCCTTGAGGCCGGCGCCGAGCTGCTCGACCGTCTCGACCTCAAGGCCGGCGGAGACGAGCTTGGCCTGCACGTCACGGCCGGTCTCGGTCGCCGGCAGGTCGACGTACTCCCGCAGCCAGGAAAGCGGGACCCGCATCAGATCTCCATCCCGAACGGCCGGGTGAACCGGACGTCACCCTCGACCATGTCTCGCATGTCTTCGACGTTGTGGCGGAACATCAGCATCCGTTCGATGCCGAACCCGAAGGCGAATCCGCTGTACTTCTTGGGGTCGACCCCGCAGGCGGTGAGCACCTTGGGGTTGACCATGCCGCAGCCGCCCAGCTCGATCCAGCCCTCGCTGCCGCAGGTGCGGCAGGGGCGGTCGGGGTTGCCGACGGACTCGCCGCGGCAGACGTAGCAGACCATGTCCATCTCGGCGGACGGCTCGGTGAACGGGAAGAAGTTCGGCCGCAGCCGGGTCTTCATGTCCGGGCCGAAGAGCGCCTGCACCATGTGGTCCAGGGTGCCCTTGAGGTCGGCCATGGTGAGGCCCTCGTCGACCGCGATCAGCTCGATCTGGTGGAAGACCGGGGTGTGCGTCGCGTCCAGCTCGTCCGTGCGGTAGACCCGCCCGGGGCAGACGACGTACACGGGCAGCTCGCGCGAGAGCAGCGAGCGGGCCTGCACGGGCGAGGTGTGCGTACGGAGCACCACGCCGGACTCGTCGCCCGTGGTGCCCTCGGGCCCCTGGACGAAGAAGGTGTCCTGCATCTGCCGGGCCGGGTGGTCCGGGACGAAGTTGAGCGCGTCGAAGTTGAACCACTCGGCCTCGGCCTCGGGGCCCTCGGCGACCTCGTAGCCCATGGCCACGAAGACATCCGTGACCCGCTCCATGATGGTGGTCAGCGGGTGGCGGGCGCCGGCCGGGGTCCGGTCGTACGGCAGCGTGACATCCACCGCCTCCTCGACCAGGACCCGGGCGTCGCGCTCGGCCTCCAGCTCGGTCTGCCGGCCGGCGAGCGCCTTGTTGACGGCGCCGCGCGCCTGGCCGACACGCTTGCCGGCCTCGGCCTTGGCCTGCGGCGGCAGCGCGCCGATCTCCCGGTTGGCGAGGGCGAGCGGCGACGTGCCTCCGGTGTGCGCGGTCTTCGCGTGGGCGAGCGCGTCGAGGTCGCCGGCGGCGGCGAAGGCGGCGAGCGCCTCGTCCCGCATGCGCTCGATCTCTTCCGGTTTCAGTGCCTCGACCTCGACCGGGTCGTACGACTTGTTCGGTGCGGACATCTCTTCCCGTACTTCCGATTGGCTGGCGAAACGACCCTGCTCGATCACTGGGGGCGCGAAGGTGCCAAAGGTCGAGTCTAAAGGCCGTACGTACGTGACGGAGCCCGTGGTGCCCGCCCGGGTCCGCTATATGAGATGGGCGGGCGTACCGACGGGCAGGACAAAGCGGAACTCGGCGCCACCGCCCGGCCCGCGCCCGACCGTGATCGTCCCGCCGTGGGCCTCGACGATGCCTTTGACGATGTACAGCCCCAGTCCGGTGCCGCCGCGCTTGCTGCCCCGCCAGAAGCGGGTGAAGACACGGTTCATCGACTCCTCCGGAATGCCGGGCCCCTCGTCGCACACGGTGACGGCCGTCCCCTTCTCTGTCCCGGCCGCGTGCTGGACCTCGGCGGCCGCCACATCGATGGTGACGGTTCCCTCGCCGTGGCGCACCGCGTTTTCCAGCAGGTTGCCCAGGACCTGGTCGATCTTGTCGGGGTCTGCCCACAGATCGGGCAGCGGCTGCTGGATACGGACCAGGAAGCGGTCGGGCGACTGGCCGGAGGCCGTGTGCGACTGGACGTGGCGTGCGACGGCCTGCCCGATGTCGACGGGCTGCCGGCGCAGCTCCAGCCGTCCGGAGTCGATACGGGAGATGTCGAGCAGCTCGGTGATCAGCCGGGTGACCCGGTTCGCGTCGGCGTCGACGGTCTCCAGCATCAGCCGCTTCTGGTCGTCGGTGAACCGCTCCCACTTGGCGAGCAGGGTGGCGGTGAACCCCTTGACGGAGGTCAGCGGCGAGCGCAGCTCATGGGCGACGGTCGCGATCAGCTCGGCGTGGCTGAGTTCGGTACGGCGGCGCGCCTCGGTGCCCCGGACGGAGACGACCAGCCGGCGGACGGGCCCGGTGGGGCGCTCGCGTACGTACCGGGCGGAGACGAGCACCTCACGGCCGCCGGGCAGCAGCAGATTGCGCTCGGGCTGGCCGACCCGGGTGGCGAGGCCGCCGTACGGGTCGGTCAGCGTCCACCAGCGGCGGCCCTTGAGGTCCTCCAGCGGCAGCGCCCGCTCCAGCGGGTGGCCGAGGGCGGCGGAGGGCGGTATGGCGGTGATCCGGGCGGCGGCGGTGTTGAAGCAGATGACCCGGCCGGTCTCGTCGGCGATGATCAGCCCGTCGGGGAGGTCGTCGGGATCGATACCGCACGGGCCGGATCCCGCCCCGCCGTCCGCCGGTCCGCCGATCGAGGCGCTCCGGGCCGCGTCGGATCCGCTCGCACCGACAGTCATGCCCGCACCCCACCTCTTCCGCGGTTGCTCAGTGGGTCCCCGAAAACGCAACAGTACTAGTCACGCCTGCCGGTACGGACCCCCTCAGCACGTACGCGGACGCGCTGGGCGCGTGCTGAGGCGTAGAGACATACGGCCGCGGCGGTCGCGAGGTTCAGGCTCTCGGCCTTTCCGTGGATCGGCACCCGGACGACTGCGTCCGCGAGGGCGCGCGTCTCGGCGGGCAGACCCCATGCCTCGTTGCCGAAGACCCAGGCGGTGGGCCCGCCCATGGTGTCCGCGTCCAGCTCGTCGTCGAGGTCGTGGTCGCCCGCGCCGTCGGCGGCGAGGATCCGTACGCCCGCCTCGCGCAGCCCCCGGACGGCCTGCTCCACGGGGACACCGACGGCGACCGGCAGATGGAAGAGCGAACCGGCCGACGCCCGTACGGACTTGGGGTTGTACAGGTCGACGGAGGCGTCGGTGAGGACGACGGCGTCGGCCCCCGCCGCGTCCGCGCAGCGCAGCACCGTTCCCGCGTTCCCGGGGTCGCGGACATGCGCGAGGACGGCGACGAGCCGGGGCCGGGCCCGCAGCACGGACTCGAACGGAGAGTCGAGGAAGCGGCAGATCCCCAGCAGCCCCTGCGGGGTGACGGTCCCGGAGAGGTCGGCGAGCACCTCGTCGGGCGCGGCGTGCACCCGGGCGCCGGTGGCCCGCGCCGCGTCGATCAGCTCCGGGTACCGCTCGGCGGCCTCGACGGTGGTGAACAGCTCGGTGAGGGTGGGCGCCCCGTCCTCGCCCCGGTGGGCCACCGCCTCCCGTACGGCCTGGGGGCCCTCGGCGATGAACCGGCGCTCCTTGCCGCGGAAGGCGCGCTTGGCGAGCCGCCGGGCGGCCGTGACACGCGCGGAGCGCGGGGAGATCAGCTCGGGGGTGCCCATCGGCGGCGGTACTCACTTCTCGTGGCGGGGGTACGGGTGGAACGCGCCGGACCCGCAGGCGCGATGCCTACGGGTCCGGCGGAGGAACGGGTACCGCTGAGGGCCGGAAGGCGATCAGGCGGCGGCCTTCGGAGCGTTGACGTCGCTCGGAAGGGCCTTCTGGGCGACCTCGACCAGCGCGGCGAACGCGTTGGCGTCGTTGACGGCCAGCTCGGCGAGGATCTTGCGGTCGACCTCGACGTTGGCGGCCTTCAGACCCTGGATGAAGCGGTTGTAGGTGATGCCGTTGGCGCGGGCGGCGGCGTTGATCCGCTGGATCCACAGCTGACGGAAGTCGCCCTTGCGCTTCTTGCGGTCGTTGTAGTTGTAAACGAGGGAGTGGGTGACCTGCTCCTTCGCCTTCCGGTACAGGCGCGAACGCTGGCCGCGGTAACCGCTGGCCGCTTCGAGGATTGCCCGGCGCTTCTTGTGGGCGTTGACTGCCCGCTTGACGCGTGCCACGTGTTGACTCCTTGTAGCGGGGCCGTGGGTGGACTCACACGACCCGAAAACGAATAGGTCCCGGTGCTGACAGCCGTCGCCCCCGGTCACCCGGGGGCGGTGGCGTCACTTGCCGAGAAGCTTCTTGATCTTCTTGGCGTCGCCGGGGGCCATCTCGGCGGTGCCGGTGAGACGCCGCGTCACCCGAGACGACTTGTGCTCAAGCAGGTGGCGCTTGCCGGCCCGCTCGCGCAGCACCTTGCCCGAGCCGGTGATCTTGAAGCGCTTGCTGGCACCGCTGTGCGTCTTGTTCTTCGGCATGGCGCCGCTCTCTCCTCGTCAGTGGCGCTCCCTGCCGGCCGGTTTCCCGACCGGCGCGCGGGAGCGTCAGATCTCTGGTATGTGGTTCCGGACGGAACCGGGGGCCGCCTGGACGGCACCCCCGCGGCTCACGCCTCGGACGAAGCCTCGGCGGGGGCCTGGGCGTCGCCCGTCGCGTCCGCCGACTCCTCGGTCGCGTAACCCTGACGCTCGGCCTTGCGGGCGGCCTGCGCCTCGCGGGCCTCGGCCATGGCCTCGGTCTTCTTCTTGTGCGGGCCCAGAACCATGATCATGTTCCGGCCGTCCTGCTTCGGGTTCGATTCGATGAAGCCGAGTTCCTCGACGTCCGAAGCGAGCCGCTGAAGCAGTCGGAAGCCCAGTTCGGGGCGGGACTGCTCACGACCACGGAACATGATCGTGATCTTGACCTTGTCACCCTGCTTGAGGAACCGGACGACGTGACCCTTCTTGGTGTCATAGTCGTGCGGGTCGATCTTCGGCCGGAGCTTCATTTCCTTGATGACCGTGTGCGCCTGGTTCTTGCGCGCCTCACGGGCCTTCATGGCCGACTCGTACTTGAACTTCCCGTAGTCCATGAGCTTGCACACGGGCGGACGGGCTGTCGCCGCGACCTCGACCAGGTCCAGGTCGTACTCCTGTGCGAGTTCCAGGGCCTTGGCGAGCGGGACGATGCCCACCTGCTCGCCACTGGGACCGACAAGTCGCACTTCGGGAACGCGAATCCGGTCGTTGATGCGGGGCTCGGCGCTGATGGATCCTCCTCGGTAGCACCACACGACTGTCTGGCAGACAGCCGCGTAACGTCTGTGTACGGACCAACCGCGGCGGAACATCAAAAATGCCCCGGACGGCACACAGGCAGCAGCTCCTTGAATACCGGAGCACCGCCGCGTATGAGCCACGGGGCGCGCATCGGGCAGTTCCATCGTCCGTACGGAACGATGGGCACCACCTGACCGGTGACCCGCCGCCCGGAAAGGGCAGCCAGGTGGGAGATCGGAGCCTCCACTTGTGGGCCGGGCACACACGTGTCCGGCCGGTCGTCACTCCAGGTTAGCAGCTCCCCGCGGCACGCGCTAACCGCCCGTGCGCCTATCGTGTGACCCATGAGCGACACGACGACACCCGAAGCAACCCCCGGCTACGACGCCATGGCCCGCGACATCGCGGAGGTCCCCGCCGTCGAGGTGATCGTCACGGTCGCGGTGAACCTGATGAGCGCGGCGGCCGTCAAGCTCGGACTCACCGACGAGGGCGACGCCCACAAGGACCTCGACGAGGCGCGCAAGCTGATCCACGCGCTGGCCGGCCTCATGGACGGCAGCACCACGGAGATCAGCTCCTTCCACGCCGCCCCGCTGCGCGACGGCCTCAAGTCCCTCCAGCTGGCCTTCCGCGAGGCGTCCGTCGTCCCGGACGCCCCGGGCCAGGGCCCCGGCGAGAAGTACACGGGCCCGGTCTACGGCTGACGTACGAACAAGGGCTCGCCCGGCGGCGGGGCATCGGCCGGCAGCAGCGCCAGGTCCAGCCCGCGCACCAGGCGGGCCCGCAGCACCTCGTCCGCCGCGAGCGCCCGCGCGACCCGCCGGGCCGCCTCCGCCGGCGGCTCGGCCGGGTCCAGTACGAGCGCGACGATGCCGTCCGCGCTCCCCGGCCCCAGATACGCCCGCCGCACCGCCCCCTCCCCCGCCACGACCGCCCGTACCGCCTCCGTGACGGCGGGATCCGCCAGCGGCTCGGCACTGGTCCGCCCCTCGGCGAGCGCGCGCAGCGCGGACCCGGTGAGCTGATACGTCACGGGCCCGGCCAGATCCAGCACCACGGTGTCCGCCTTCTCGTGCGCGGCGGCCTGCAACGCCTGCCCCAACGGCACGGCCACCGGCCTCGCCTCCGCGTCCCACCGCGCCAGCGCCTCCACCGACGTGAACGCCGGCAACGCCCGCCGGTCCCCCGCCCGGAGCGTCGGCACCGCCATGTCGCTCGTCTTCTCCCGGCGCAACCCGTCCGCGCCCTCCTCCACCTCCCCGAGCACGGCGACGATGGGCACCAGCAACCGCGCACCCCGCAACGCCGCCAGCACCCGCCCCTCCGCCCCCCGATCCACGGCCCAGGCGGCAAGCGCCTCGGCGAGAACGGGATCGGCGGCGCCGTCGTCGTCGGAAAACCCGGATTCCGGAATGTTCTTGAGCACGAGTTGACCCTACCGGGCGGGGATGTTGGGACGGCCTGAGCCCAGTACGCACCTGCGGGTACGTGGCCGGGGCCGCGGGCTGTTCGGGCTGAGCCCGGGGAGTTCGTGGCTCGGCCGACCACCTACCGGAGGGGGCCGGGGTCGCAGGAGGTGACGTCCCCGGATGTAGAGCGTGATTTGTGCCGCTGAACGGTCCGCAGTCGAAGAACCGGCCCGCACGCGGCGTAAATCATGCATCCGGGGATGCGCCTCCGGAGTGCCCCGGCCCCCGGCACCGAAACAACCGACCCGCACCCCGCAACCGCCCCAGCCCACGGCCCCCTAGCCGGAAGGCGACCCCGCCCCGGCCCCCGGCACCAGACGTGACGGCCGCACCCCCGCAACGTCAGAGACCACGGCCCCCCGCCGGGAGGCGACGGGCGCCGCCGCGCCACAGCAGCACCGCCCCCGCCAGCAGCGCCGCTCCCACCCCGCCCGCCGTCGGCGCGAGCCACGCCGCCGGTTCCGGGTCGGGGCGGGCCACGGTGGGGCCCGCCCCGAAGTACCGCTTGCGGTAGGTCGCGGCGTCGGCGGCCACGTCCGTACCAACGCCCCCCGCGCCGGCGGCGCGCAACGCCGCGGCCGGGTCCACGAACCCGTAGCCGCGCGCGTCATCGCGGCCGTCCTTCGGCGCGTCACGCGCCGTCTCCGCGAGCAGCCGCTTGATCTGGGCGGGGGTGAGGTCGGGGTGGGCCGAGCGGATGAGCGCGACCGCGCCCGAGACGAACGCGGCGGCCGCGCTCGTACCCCAGCCCTCGTAGTAGCGCTGGTCGGGGTCGGCGATGACGACGTCGACGCCGGGCGCGCTGACCGTGGCGTACCAGCGGCGGGTGGAGAACGCCGCGTGGGTGCCGTAGCGGTCGACGGCGGTCACGGCGATCACGCCGGGGTAGGCCGCCGGGTACGAGATGTGGTCGCCCTTCTCGCCGCCGTTGCCGGCGGAGGCGACGACGACGGCGCCCTTGGCGAGGGCGTACTGGACGGCTTCGTCCTCGCCCGCCTCCGGGTGGGCGGACTCGCTGTCGTCGCCGAGGGAGAGGTTGATGACGTCGGCGCCGTTGTCGGCGGCCCACCGGATGCCCTCCGCGAGGGCGCCGCCCTTGGAGGAGCGGGCCTTGGTCCGCTCGGGGTCGGTGCCTTCGAGGATGACCCGTACGGGCAGGATCTTCGCCTCGGGCGCGATGCCGAGGACCCCGTCGGAGCGGTCGGGGCCATGGCCGTGGCCCGCGATGATCCCGGCCATGGCGGTGCCGTGGCGGGCCCAGGACCGGTCGCCGCGTACCGCGCCGAAGCCGATGAGGTCCTTGCCGGGCAGTACGTGGCCTTCGAGGTCGGGGTGGCGGTCGTCGACGCCGGTGTCGAGGACGGCGACGGTCACGCCGGTGCCCTGCGCGCTGCGCCACGCCTCGGCGGTGTGCATGGCGTCCAGCGCCCACTGCCGGTCGCGGATGGCGTCGGCGTGCGCGGCGGGGACGGCGGGGGCGAGGAGGAAGGCCGAGGCGGCGAGGACCGCGGCGGCACGCTGCCGACGGCGGCGGCGCACGGCGGGCGCGGGCGCAGACGTGGGCGCGGGACCGGTCGCGGGCGGGGTCATCGTGGCCTCCGGGGTTCCGTCGTGCGCGCGCTGACGGCCTCGCGCAGTCCTCGTTCGACGCGGTCCGCGATGCCCTTGGCCTCGTGGCCGAGGCCCGACTGCGCGGGGGCGGTGGTGGCTTTGGGGACCATCGCGGCCGCCGCGGGCTGGGGCGCGGTGACTTCGCGTCCGTCGGTGAAGCCGGAGACGCCGTACACGACGACGGGGGCGTCGGTGAGGACGTTCACGGTCCAGCTGGCCCGCTGCGCGTCACCGAACTTGGCGGCGGAGGTGCCCTTGACGGCGAAGGCGCGGGGTATCAGATCGGCGCGGTCGGCGAGTTTCTCTTCGCGGAAACGGGCGCGCAGGGCGCTCATCGCGGCGGCGTCGGCCTGGGTGAAGACGAGCCCGACGGTGGTGACGTTGCTGGAGGTGGCGTCGACGTAGGTGGCGCGGAGCACGCGTTCACAGCCGACCGGGGCGATCGTCTTGACGAGCAGCGGGTCGAGGGCGGCGGCGCAGCCGCTGTCGGGGGCGACGCCGACCCTGGTCCAGTCACGGGCGGCGTTGCCGGGCCCGGCGCCGTCGCCCTTGAGCGTACGGGGGAAGAGGGTGTCGACGGGGACGCTGTGCCAGAGGGCGCGGGCCGTGGTGAAGCCGTCCTCGGTGGCGGGTTCGGCGGCGGAGTCGCCGGTGAGCCAGCTGCCGGTGACGGCGCCGCCGATCAGTCCGAGCCCGAGCACCCCGCAGACGAGCGCGGCGGCGGTACGACCGGGATGACGCGCGGGTACGGGCACCAGCCGCGCGTGCTCGTCGAGCGGCGGCGCGGGCGCCGGCGCGGGCCAGGCGCAGCCGGGAGGCGGCGGCACGGACGGCGGAGCGAACGAGGGAACCGGGGGCGCGGCGGGCGCCGTCGCCGGGGGCGCGGGCGACACCGGAGAGGGCGCAGCCGGAGCGGCGGCGGTGCGCGCCGTCGCCGGATTCGGAGCCCCGGGCGGCACAGAAGGCGCGACAGGCGGCGCATACGGCGGCACCAAAGAAGACGCAGCCTGAGCCGCAGCGGCCCGCGCCGTCGTCGGAGCCTCCGAAGCCGGAGCACCGGCGCTCCGCGCCACCGTCGGGCCCGGGCCAGGGCCCGGGCCAGGAGCCGAATCCCCCGGCGCCACGGACGGCGCGTACGACGGTGCCGGAGGTGTCGGAGGCGGCGGAGGCGTCGCCGGAGCGCCGCCCTCGCGGCCCGTGCGGCGGTCGCCGCCCGGCGGTGGCCCGTACACGGGCCGGCGGCCCGTGGTGACGGGCGGCGGGCCGAACGCGGTGCGCGGGCGCGGCGGGACGGTGGCGGTGCGGGGGTCGGCGGGCCCCGGCGGGCGCGGGGCCTCGGTGGCCGGTTTGCGCGCGCCCGGCACCGGCGTGACGGCGGGCGGGTGGGCCGGTTTGCGCGCGCCCGGCGCCGGCGCGACGGGCGCCCCGGGTGAGGCGGGCGGCCCGGGCGGGAGGGACGAGGCGGGGGCGGGCGGCTGCGCGGGGAGGGTGGCGCGCGGACCGGTGACCGGAGGGTGCGCGGGCCGGGGAGGTACGGCGGCGCGTGGTGCTTCGGTACTCATCCGCCCCCCTGTGCCGCTGCCTTGACCGGTCGGTCCACCGCATGACCGATCACCTTACGGAGCAGGCCCGTTCGACGCGGCGTGTGCGTCACTCTACGGGCTGGAGAGGGCCCGGCGGGAACGACCGCGAAGGCCGGGGTGATCTGCCCAGATCATCCCCTACCCGGGCGACGGTCATGTCTGGCAAGCTGCGGGCCATGAATCCGCGTGCCAGTGACCGGGTCCGGTACGACCGGGCCACCGCCCATCTCGACGCGCCGGTCGCCATCGTCGATCTCGACGCGTTCGACGCCAATGCCGACGATCTGGTGCGGCGGGCGGGGGGCAAGCCGATCCGGGTGGCGAGCAAGTCCGTACGGTGTCTGGCGCTGCTGGAGCGTGTGCTGGCCCGGGACGGGTTCGCGGGGATCATGTCCTTCACGCTGGCCGAGTCGCTGTGGCTGGCCCGGGCCGGGTTCGGCGATGTGCTGCTGGCCTATCCGTCGGTGGACCGGGCGGCGTACGCGGAGCTGACGGCCGATCCCAAGCTCGCCGCCGCGGTGACGGTGATGATCGACGATCCGGCGCAGCTCGATCTCATTGACGCGGCGCGCGACGGTGGCCGGGAGGAGGTCAGGGTCTGTCTGGAGCTGGACACGTCGCTGCGGCTGCTGGGCGGGCGGATCCGGTACGGCGCGCTGCGCTCGCCGCTGCGGGAGCCGGCCCAACTGGCGGATCTGGCCAGGTCGGTGGCGCGTCGTCAGGGATTCCGGCTGGTGGGGATCATGGCGTACGAGGGTCATGTGGCCGGGGTCGGGGACTCCCTGGTGGGGCGTCCGGTGCGGTCGCGGGCGATCCGGCTGATGCAGGCGGCGGCCCGGCGGGAACTGGTGGAGCGGCGGGCGGCGGTGGTGCGCGCGGTGCGGGCCGTCACACCGGATCTGGAGTTCGTCAACGGGGGCGGGACGGGCAGCGTCCAGCACACGGCGGCGGAGGAGGCGGTGACGGAGATCGCGGCGGGCTCGGGGCTGTATGTGCCGCGGCTGTTCGACAACTACACGTCGTTCACGGGCCGTCCGGCGGCGCTCTTTGCCCAGCCCGTGGTGCGGCGGCCCGGGGTCGGGGTGGTGACGGTGCTCGGCGGCGGCTATCCGGCGTCGGGGGCGGCGGGCCGTGACCGGCTGCCCGTGCCGTATCTGCCGCGCGGGCTGCGGTACGACGCGCAGGAGGGCCCGGGCGAGGTGCAGACCCCGCTGCTGGGCCCGGCGGCGGACGATCTGCTGATCGGTGACAAGGTGTGGTTCCGGCATGCCAAGGCCGGTGAGCTGTGCGAGCGGTTCGACACGCTCCACCTGGTCGCGGGCGACCGGGTGGTGGCGTCCGTACCGACGTACCGGGGCGAGGGCCGTACGTTCCTCTGACCCTCCGCCCCGGTCGCGGTCCGGCTGGCCGGCCGGCTACACGGGGGTGACGTAGGCGCCCGCGATGCCGCCGTCGACGAGGAAGTCGGTGGCGTTCACGAAGGACGAGTCGTCGCTCGCGAGGAACGCGACGGCCGCCGCGATCTCCTCGGCGTCGGCGAACCGGCCGACCGGGATGTGCACCAGGCGGCGCGCGGCGCGCTCCGGGTCCTTGGCGAACAGCTCCTGGAGCAGCGGGGTGTTGACGGGGCCCGGGCACAGCGCGTTGACGCGGATGCCCTCGCGGGCGAACTGGACGCCCAGCTCCCGGGACATCGCGAGTACGCCGCCCTTGGAGGCGGTGTAGGAGATCTGCGAGGTCGCCGCGCCCATGCGGGCCACGAAGGAGGCGGTGTTGATGATGGAGCCCCGGCCCTGGCGCCGCATGTAGGGGATCGCGGCCTTGCAGCAGAGGTAGACGGAGGTGAGGTTGACCTCCTGGACCCGGCGCCAGGCGTCGAGTCCGGTGGTGAGGATCGAGTCGTCGTCGGGGGGCGAGATACCGGCGTTGTTGAAGGCGATGTCGACGCTGCCGTAGGTGTCGAACGCGGTCTTGAACAGGGCCTCGACCTGGTCGGCGTCGGTGACGTCGACCTTGACGAAGGTCCCGCCGACCTCCTCGGCGGCGGCCTTGCCGGCGGTCTCGTCGATGTCGCCGCAGACGATGTGCGCGCCCTCGGAGGCGAGCCGGCGGGCGGTGGCGAGGCCGATGCCGCTGCCGGCACCGGTGATGACCGCCGTACGGCCCACGAGCCGGCGGCAGACGATGTCGTTCTGGGGAGCGGTCATGGGTCAGACCTCCGTGCTGAGGAAGACGTTTTTGGTTTCGGTGAAGGCGGTGAGGGCGTCCGGGCCGAGTTCTCGGCCGAGTCCGGACTGTTTGTAGCCGCCGAACGGGGTTCCGTAGCGGACGGCGCTGTGCGAGTTGACGGAGAGGTTCCCGGCGGCGACGGCGCGCGAGACGCGCAGGGCGCGGCCCACGTCCCGGGTCCAAAGGGAGCCGGCGAGGCCGTACGCGGTGGCGTTGGCCAGCCGGACGGCGTCCTCCTCGTCGTCGAAGGGCAGGACGACGGCGACGGGGCCGAAGACCTCCTCGGTGGCGACCGGGGAGTCGGCCGCCGCGTCGGTG encodes the following:
- a CDS encoding 3-oxoacyl-ACP reductase is translated as MTAPQNDIVCRRLVGRTAVITGAGSGIGLATARRLASEGAHIVCGDIDETAGKAAAEEVGGTFVKVDVTDADQVEALFKTAFDTYGSVDIAFNNAGISPPDDDSILTTGLDAWRRVQEVNLTSVYLCCKAAIPYMRRQGRGSIINTASFVARMGAATSQISYTASKGGVLAMSRELGVQFAREGIRVNALCPGPVNTPLLQELFAKDPERAARRLVHIPVGRFADAEEIAAAVAFLASDDSSFVNATDFLVDGGIAGAYVTPV